GTTACGATGCGCCTCTTCTGTCTTTGCAACTACGAGCAAGCCCGACGTGTCCTTGTCCAACCGATGCACGATCCCGGGCCGCTCGGGCTCGCTCGATGGATACCCCTTGCGAAATTCCTTAATATGATGCAGCAGTGCATTGACCAAGGTACCGGTTGCATGCCCATGTGCCGGATGCACGACCATGCCTGCGGGCTTATTGATAATCAGCAGCGTTTCATCTTCGAAAATAATATCGAGCGCGATGTCCTCCGCCTCGGCCTGCATGGGCGGTGGCCGGGGAATCGTAATCTGAAACAAATCACCGCCTCGGACCTTGTACGAAGGCTTGTCTAAGACTTGTCCATTGACAAGAACTGCTCCCGCCGCAATCGCGCTTTGAATCTTGCTCCGCGAACTGTTCGCGATCTGTCGGGAAAGATACTGATCGACGCGCTCGGGATGTTCGCCCCTCGGAGCAGCAATCTCGATCGTTCGCGATGTCGAAGGTAGACTTGAGCGATACTCGTCCGAAGGAATTCCTTCGGTGGCATTCATGGCGCGGAAGACTCAGCGGCCTCGGAGTGTGATTCTCTGGCCTCAGGTTCATTAGGTTTCGATTCCATCGGGAGCGGCTCGCCTTCAGCAACAATTGATTCCGGTTGCGAAGGTTTATGGCGCATGAGCAGAAGGATCAGGAGCCCAACACCAATCGTGACCGATGAGTCGGCGACGTTAAAAACAGGAAACCAGTTGCGGTGATAGCCGAAGTCAACAAAATCGACCACGCGACCATAAAAGAGTGATTGCTCGTGATAGATAACACCATAGAAGACGCGGTCAATCAGATTGCCTACAGCACCACCCAGAATGAGCGCAAGCGCGACGCGCTCGCTTGTGCGCAACCGTTCCAGATTGTGCTTCAAATACCAGAGGATCGCAATGGAGGCAACGATGGAAAATACCGCGAAGACAACCTTAAACCCAGGAATGCTAATGCCAAACGCGATACCAGCATTCTCGATATAGGTAATCCGAACGATATCGTCAATAAACGGAATCGAGCTTCCATACCGCATTCCCGGGAATGGGAGTACACTCCACGGCGAACCCTTCACGAGCAGCTTCGTCAGCTGATCGAAAATAACGACGATAACTGTGATCCAGAGAACGGCCATGTGTCAGTACGAATGCCAAGTCAGTCAGGGCCAAGCACCGAAATGAAAAAGGTCAGGACTTGGTGTAAACGCACAAATCCCTTATTCGATATTCGCTGCGGGCTCTTCCATTTCGCGCTGACCGCTTTCGGCAGGACGACGTG
This genomic window from Bacteroidota bacterium contains:
- the lspA gene encoding signal peptidase II; amino-acid sequence: MAVLWITVIVVIFDQLTKLLVKGSPWSVLPFPGMRYGSSIPFIDDIVRITYIENAGIAFGISIPGFKVVFAVFSIVASIAILWYLKHNLERLRTSERVALALILGGAVGNLIDRVFYGVIYHEQSLFYGRVVDFVDFGYHRNWFPVFNVADSSVTIGVGLLILLLMRHKPSQPESIVAEGEPLPMESKPNEPEARESHSEAAESSAP